From a single Pongo pygmaeus isolate AG05252 chromosome 12, NHGRI_mPonPyg2-v2.0_pri, whole genome shotgun sequence genomic region:
- the KCMF1 gene encoding E3 ubiquitin-protein ligase KCMF1 — translation MCCLPDQVLEKDDGVSCDACLKGNFRGRRYKCLICYDYDLCASCYESGATTTRHTTDHPMQCILTRVDFDLYYGGEAFSVEQPQSFTCPYCGKMGYTETSLQEHVTSEHAETSTEVICPICAALPGGDPNHVTDDFAAHLTLEHRAPRDLDESSGVRHVRRMFHPGRGLGGPRARRSNMHFTSSSTGGLSSSQSSYSPSNREAMDPIAELLSQLSGVRRSAGGQLNSSGPSASQLQQLQMQLQLERQHAQAARQQLETARNATRRTNTSSVTTTITQSTATTNIANTESSQQTLQNSQFLLTRLNDPKMSETERQSMESERADRSLFVQELLLSTLVREESSSSDEDDRGEMADFGAMGCVDIMPLDVALENLNLKESNKGNEPPPPPL, via the exons gtGTCAGCTGTGATGCatgtttaaaaggaaattttcGAGGTCGCAGATACAAGTGTTTAATTTGCTACGATTACGATCTTTGTGCATCTTGTTATGAAAGTGGTGCAACAACAACAAGGCATACAACTGACCACCCAATGCAGTGCATATTAACAAGGGTAGATTTTG atttatacTATGGTGGGGAAGCTTTCTCTGTAGAGCAGCCACAGTCTTTTACTTGTCCCTATTGTGGAAAAATGGGCTATACGGAGACATCTCTTCAAGAACATGTTACTTCTGAACATGCAGAAACATCAACAGAAGTG ATTTGTCCAATATGTGCAGCGTTACCTGGAGGCGATCCTAATCATGTCACGGATGACTTTGCAGCTCATCTTACACTTGAACACAGAGCCCCTAGAGATTTA GATGAATCGAGTGGTGTTCGACATGTACGTAGAATGTTTCACCCTGGCCGGGGATTAGGAGGTCCTCGTGCTCGTAGATCAAACATGCACTTTACTAGCAGTTCTACTGGTGGACTTTCTTCTTCTCAGAGTTCATATTCTCCAAGCAATAGGGAAGCCATGGATCCTATAGCTG AGCTTTTATCTCAGTTATCAGGAGTGAGACGTTCTGCAGGAGGACAGCTTAATTCCTCTGGCCCTTCCGCTTCTCAGTTACAACAACTGCAGATGCAGCTGCAGCTAGAACGGCAGCATGCCCAGGCAGCACGGCAACAACTGGAGACCGCACGCAACGCAACCCGGCGTACTAACACAAGCAGTGTCACCACTACAATCACACAATCCACAGCAACAACCAACATAGCTAATACAGAAAGCAGTCAGCAGACTCTCCAGAATTCCCAGTTTCTTTTAACAAG GTTGAATGATCCTAAAATGTCTGAAACGGAGCGACAGTCCATGGAAAGCGAGCGTGCAGACCGCAGCCTGTTTGTCCAAGAGCTCCTTCTGTCCACTTTAGTGCGTGAAGAGAGCTCATCCTCAGACGAGGATGATCGGGGGGAGATGGCAGATTTTGGTGCTATGGGCTGTGTAGATATTATGCCTTTAGATGTTGCTTTAGAAAACCTAAATTTAAAAGAGAGTAATAAAGGAAATGAGCCTCCACCACCTCCTCTTTGA